The region CCCTACGGCAATGAAAATGCTTGATCACCGCCCTGTATTGGCGATTGAAGAATTAAGCATAGTGACGGAGCACGGCAAGTTGGCCACCAAAGCGACATTAGATATCAACAAAGACTTAGTTGATATGAATAACCCCATGTCAATTGTTGCGGCAATGAATGTTGTTGCCGACGGTGCTGCACCTGAGGCCTTCTTTCAACAATTTGGCTTATCGCCAATGATTGACGGTTATGTACAACAAGGGCTACTCACCAAAGACGAAGGTAATTTGAGCTTTACCGCTAGCTTTGCGCAAGGTCAGCTAACAGTTAACGACAAAGTCATGCCGTTGTAAGCCATTACTTCTATTGAGATAAAACAAAACGCCAGCCTGATTTGCTTATCAGGCTGGCGTTTTTTATTGTGGCTTGGATACCGCTAAATCAGACTAGGCTCGACGCTGGCGAACAATCTCAAATAAACAAATACCTGTCGCCACCGAGACATTTAAACTGGACACGCTACCCGCCATTGGCAATTTAACAAGTTGATCACAGTGCTCACGCGTTAAACGGCGCATCCCTTTGCCTTCAGCGCCCATCACCAGAGCCATCGGACCATCGAGCTTAACATCGTACAAACAGGTATCAGTTTCACCAGCAGTGCCAATAATCCACACGCCCATTTGTTGGAGTTGTTTCATCGTGCGAGCAAGGTTAGTGACTTGCACAAGCGGCACGGTTTCCGCTGCACCTACGGCGACCTTTCTTACCGTTGCCGTAATGCGTGCTGCTTTGTCTTTTGGCACAACAATAGCTTGTACGCCAGCAGCATCGGCATTACGCAAACAAGCCCCTAAGTTATGCGGGTCAGTGACACCGTCAAGGATCAGTAAAAATGGCGACTCGTTGTTGCGCTCAGCTTCGCTTAAAATATCTTCCAAGTCATTTTCGGTATAAGTTTTACCCGGCTTAACACGTGCCACTACGCCTTGGTGTTGCTCACCGTCACTTTTGTCGTCGAGCACTTTCCTGTGCACGAGTTGCACCGGAATACCATACTTTCGCGCTAAGTTGATAATAGGTAATAGACGCTCATCATCACGCCCTTTGAGTAACCACATTTCAACAAAACGCTCAGGTGACCGTTTAATTAGCGCGTTGACCGCATGGATACCTAAAACAATTTCTTCTTTTGCCATATCACTTACTTAATTTAACTTTTTAACTTTGCTTAGAAGCCTAATTGGCTAAGACAGCAACTACTGCTTAGCACGCTTGCGGGCATTCTTACCCGGGCGAGATTTTCTCGCCTTGCGCTTTGCCGCTTTTGACTTTTCCTTTTTCGGCTGCTCCTGCTTCGCCTTGGCTTTTTTCGATTTTTTACCAGCAGCCTTATCGCCCTTGTGCTCTGGCTGGTAACTGACCCCGCCTCGGCCTTTCGATTTCGCCTTGCCCTTGTCCTTCGTTGCACCACCGCTTTTGTTTGCATCACGTAGAGGTTTAGCACGTTTGATCACGGCGTCTTCACCGCACAGCACCAGATCAATTTTCTTTTCATCGAGATTTACTGCCGCGACTTGCACTTTTAGGACATCGCCAACATGGTAACGGGTATTGGTTTTCTCGCCTGTCAGACACATACGTACATCATCAAAGTGATAGTAATCACGGCCAAGCGAAGTAATATGCACTAAGCCTTCAATATGCAAGTCAGAAAGGCGAACAAACATGCCAAAGTTAGTAACGGTTGAAATCACACCGGTAAACTCATCACCGACATGATCTTGCATATACTCACATTTTAGCCAATCAGCAACATCACGGGTCGCGTCATCTGCGCGGCGCTCAGTCATTGAGCAATGCTCACCTAAGTTGACGACTTGCTCTTCTGAATAGCTAAAACAGCCAACATTCACTGGGTTGTTTGCTTGTGCTTCTAAAATTGCTTTAATCACACGGTGAATCACCAAATCAGGATAACGGCGAATCGGCGAGGTAAAGTGACTGTAGGATTGTAACGCTAAGCCAAAATGACCAATGTTGTCACTTTGATACACCGCTTGCTTCATTGAGCGCAGCAGCATGGTTTGGATCAGCTCTTGATCAGGGCGTCCGGCCACTTTTGCCAACACATCACTGTAATCACGTGGCTCGACTTCTTCTGAAATCGGCATGGCAATGCCAAGTTCAGCCAAATAACTGACGAAGTTTTTATATTTTTCTTCGCTTGGCTTGTCGTGCACACGAAACAAGCCCGGCATCGCGTGTTTCTCCACGAATTTAGCCGTGGCGACATTCGCTAAAATCATGCACTCTTCAATCATTTTGTGCGCATCGTTGCGCACTAATGGCAGAATGGCTTCGATTTTTTTGTCGGCATTAAAGATAAATCGCGACTCTTCTGTTTCAAACGCAATCGCACCGCGATTTAGACGCGCATCGTTAAGAGCGGTGTAAAGCTTGTGCAGCTCTTCTAATTCCTCAACGCGCGGCGCATATTGCTTACGCAATGCCTCATCACCATCTAAAATGGCCGCTACTTTAGTGTAAGTAAAGCGCGCGTGAGAGCGCATCACCGCAGGATAAAACTTACTGCCTGATAGCTTGCCGCGCTCACTGATGGTCATTTCACAGACCATACAAAGGCGGTCAACATCTGGGTTTAGCGAGCATAAGCCGTTAGACAGTTTTTCCGGCAACATTGGAATCACTTGGCTTGGAAAATAGACCGAATTGCCACGCGCAATTGCTTCATCGTCTAGGCCACTACCTGGCCGCACGTAATAACTGACATCAGCAATTGCCACCCACAAGCGCCAACCACCTGACTTTTTGCGCTCACAATACACCGCATCATCAAAATCTCGCGCGTCTTCGCCGTCAATGGTCACAAGTGGCAAGTCACGTAAATCAACGCGACCTTGCTTGGCAGACGCTTCAACCTCTTCGCTAAGCTCGGCAATTTCATCTGTCACCGCTTGCGGCCACTGATGCGGCAAGTCATGCTCGCGCAATGCGATGTCAATTTCCATACCGGGTGCCATATGGTCGCCTAGTACTTCAATCACTTTGCCGACAGCATTACTGCGCTTACTCGGTCGTTGCACCACTTCAACCACCACCACTTGGCCGTGGCGAGCACCGAGTTTGCCATCGGGTACAATCAAAATATCTTGGTTAATTCGGGCGTCATCAGGGACGACAAACGCCAGATGATTCTCGACAAAAAATCGCCCAACAACGCCTGATTTTCTTGGCTCGATAACATCGAGTATTTTAATTTCTTTGCGGCCTTGGCGATCGGTGCGGTCAAGCAGAATGGCTTCAACGATATCGCCGTGAATCACCCGCTGCATTTCATGAGAGGAGATAAAGAAGTCTTTACCGCCCTTGTCAGGGGCAAAAAAACCATAGCCATCGCGATGGCCTATCACCCTGCCCGTTAGCTTGGCACTTTGGTCGGCAATCACATACTGTTTAAACTTATTAAACGTTAGCTGGCCAGCGTTTTCCATTGCACGTAAGCGGCGCTTAACCCCAATTTTGCGATCTTCGTCTTTGCCATAGCCCAACTTTTTAACAATAGCGCTAAAGGTCATCGGGACAGCGGATAATTTGATAAGTTCTAGCAGGTGCTCGCGGCTGGCAACAGGCTTTTCGTACTTGTTAGCTTCGCGTTCAATGAAAGGATCTTTTGGGCTCACATGAAATGCTCTGGATTTTTTTTGTAGTATAACCTCAGTTGCGCATTTCTAGTGAGCGATTTAGCGTATTTTGTGTAAAAGCTTGTGCTAAAGTTTGTACGAAAAGTCAGTACTTTATGCGTTTAGCTTTGGCAACAATATGCGCAGGCATTTTCTCGGCAAGCTTGGCGAGCGACATGCCAATGCGCTTGTGCACCTTTTTGTCGTCAGTCACAGCGTGATGTAACTGGGAGTAGAGTTCGGGGAAATCTAAAGGACTGCCATGGCCTTGGTTGTAAATATCCGCCAAACGCATTTGTGCTTTTAAGCTATTAGACGCCGACGCCGCCTTTAAGTACATAATCGCTTTGTCTAAATCAGGCTGCATAAACTTGCCAACATGGTGATAACGGCCTAGCTGCTCCAACGCTTCTGGCAAGCCTTGGTCGGCCGATAGCTGCATGTAGTAAAGGCCCAATTCGATATCTTTTTTGATACACACGCCAAAGGCCAGCATATCGCCCCACAAAAACTGGTAAGACGGTAGTTGCGCCTTAATGGCGCGAGCTTCAATATCTTGTACGAGTTGGCATTCATCAAGCACTACTTGGCTCAGGTGCTTATTTTCCTTGATCAGATCAAGTAACTGGTTGTCGGTGTAAATTTGCACCGCTTCAAAGCTCTGCGCTTTGCTGGGCGCTACTGCCAACAGCTGTAGTACAGCAAGTGAAACAAGAAAGAAAAGTACGCGCATGCTTAAATTACCTAAGTGATAACGATTATCTACTGTGATTGAAATCGGGCCGTGTAATTGGTTATCGGCCTACGGCCACAGAACCTTAATAAGCCGTATGAACCAGCAACTCAGCGCCAAAGAGTTGTCGCCATCAAATGACCCGTTAGTTTCAACCTCTATTCTTCAGTTTTAAAGCAATTACAATACCATGGCGAGTAAAAATGGCGAATAAAGCACTTTTAGCTTGCTTAGCGGTTAATAATTCTTAACAATTAACCCGTTAGCCATGATTAGCGAGTGGATGTGAATGTCGTCATTAGCGCAGTTAATAGAAAACTCCAGAACCAATGAAGCAATAGCCAAAAAGCTATTTGAAATTGAAACGGAAATTCTTAGCTGTACTTCAAGCAAGGAGCTCTTACAAACCTTGCTGACGATGATTAAAACCAAATTTCAGCTTCACGATATTCATTTATTATTGGTTGATCCACCGCCGCTCAACTACATGTTAAGCCAAGTCGCCCAATCCGATTGGCACAAACAACACACCCGCCAAATTAGTGCTGAGCGATTAGCCTTGTTTCATCACGATGAAAAGCCAATGTTAACGAACGAGCTTGCGCAGTTTGACTGTATTTTGCCTGTTAACCTGTTTACAGGGGCAAAATCTGCCGCTTTTATTCCAGTGAAACTTGAGGGCAAACTATTTGGCAGCTTGCTGTTAACCGATAGTAGCAAAGGCCGGTTTGCACCAGACTTAGGCACTATGCATTTAGAGCAGTTAGCCGTCAAAGTGAGCTTGTGTTTATCTAACGTGTTAATTCGCGAACAGTTGGAGTATATGGCCAACTACGATCGCCTCACCGGAGCCGCCAACCGACGGTTAATGGAAGCCACCATTGCCGACGAGTTAAGCCGTCAAAAGCGCTATGGCGTGCCATTTTCATTGCTGTTTATCGACTGTAACAAGTTTAAGCAAATCAATGATACCTACGGCCACGACTGTGGTGACAAAGTGCTTGTTTATGTTGCCAATCAGCTTAAAGAGTTGATACGCGATAATGACCGATGTTTCCGTTACGCGGGCGATGAATTTGTGATCACTTTGGCGAGCCAGCGCCAGCGTGAAGCAGACCAAGCTGCGGCGCGTTTAACACGTTTTTTTGCCACGCATCAAATGCGCTATCAAGAATTACTCCTGCCCGTTACTATCAGCTGCGGCGCCATTGAAAGCAATGGCCAGCAGACCATGGATGAGTTGTTAAAATTGGCAGATAAAGCCCTATATCGACATAAAGCCGAACAGCCAGGTTAGCGCCCTTTTCTCTCCCCTTTTTTCTTCTCTCATCTCCTTTAATCATAGTGCCTCGGCGCGTTCAGTTAGGTACGCCGCGTCTTAGCCATTCAATTGCGAAGCTAATACTGACGTCTACACTTAATAATTAACCAACCTATTTATAACGAACCTCGCACGGAAACCTTGTTAATGATTATTGAAGTGGCGATAAGTGACCTAAAGCTTGGACAATATGTACTTGATATTGTTGATCAAACAGGAACCTACCAGCTGAAAGGTCCGGGGCACGTAAAAAGCCAGGCGATCATTGACCACCTCGCCAAGCACGGCGTGCTGAGCCTACTCATTGATACGCGTAAGTCACTGACGATAAAAAACGAAAAAAGCGGTGATATTCAATTCACTCGGCCGGAGCAAACCGATACCTACATTGCCCCCCTGGCCTTTGAAATTAGCCAAGCTAAAGCGCTATTTTCACACTCGAAGCACATTCAACAACAAGTATTGCGCAATATACTCAACGATGTTGACGTTGATTTAGCGCCCGTTAAAGAAGTTGCTGACGACACCGTTAACGCCGTTTTTAAAAACCCAGACGCGTTAGCGTGTGTGCTCAACATCCGCTTTAAAGACGATTATTTGCTTGAACACGCGGTCTCGGTTTCTGTGTTGATGACGATTTTCTGCCGTCATTTAGGCATTGAAAAACGCCTAACAAAAGAGCTCGCAATTGGCGCCTTCTTACATGATGTTGGTAAAATCAAAATACCCGATGAAATATTAAACAAGCCCGGTAAGCTCACCCCAGAAGAGTTTGTCATCATGCAATCGCATGTCGAGCACTCGGTAGAGATTATCAACAACATTACCGGTATTTCCGACATTAGCCTTGAAGTCGCGGCGCTTCACCATGAAAAACTCAATGGCAATGGCTACCCCTATCAGCTAGTTGCTGACGATATTTCCCTGTACGGCAGGATGATCACCATTTGTGATATTTTTGATGCCTTAACCGCCAACCGAGTCTATAAAGCGGGCTATTGCCATGTTAAAGCGTTCAATATTCTGCGCAAATTAGCGCAAGACGGCGAGCTGGATTTACCCCTTGTCGATCAATTTATTCGCTGCATGGGCGTTTATCCAATTGGCTCTTTAGTTGAGCTAAATGCCAATCGGCTCGCCATTGTTGAAGCGAGAACCGATGATCCGATACGCCCCAAAGTACGCTCGTTCTACGACATAGACCACCGCCATTACACCATGGCGGAAGATATTGATCTCTCGAGCGTTGAAGGCGTTACCATTAAAAGTGTACGCGCCGACGACTTTAATCTAGAAATGAATAAAATCGTCGAGTTTTTGATGTTGCAAGGCTGAGGTATTTAAAATAGATAGAAGGCAAGATACGTCAAACATAAACACAAGCTAAAAAGCGGCTTAGCTTGTGTTTACAGAGACTAAATTCGCTCACTCATACTTGCCAAGAGATGCAGCTAGTTCAACTTAAAGTTAGTAACTAACTTATTCAGGCTTCTCGCCATTTCGTTTAATTGCTGACTGTCATCAGCCATTTCATTGAGGTTAGATGAATTGTGCTGCGCCACTTGTGCAATTGCGGCTACGTGCGGGGTAATTTCACCAACCACATTAGACTGCTCTTCTGTCGCTGAAGCAATTTGGAAATTCATCTCATTGACTTGCGCCATATTGCCCACAATTTCTTCTAAGTGTTCACCTGACTTAGTTGCCTGCGCCAAACTCGAATTACTCAGCTCAACCGTTTGCGCGATAGACTCAACCACTACTTGAGTTTGTTGCTTAAATGACTCAATCGTCGTTTTAATTTCCTCTGCCGACTGTTGACTGCGCGATGCTAGGCTACGCACTTCATCAGCAACCACGGCAAAACCTCGACCATGTTCACCAGCGCGCGCGGCCTCAATCGCCGCATTTAGCGCTAACAAGTTGGTCTGCTCAGATACCGAGCGAATGACTTCCAAAATATCGTCGATTGATTCGGTGTTATCTGATAATTGATTTACCAAATCAGTGGTTTCTGCCAATTGTGAGGTTGTACTATTCACTGTCGCTAAGGTTTCTACTACTGACTCTGTACCTTGATTCGCCAAGTGCTCAGCAGCTTTTGAATAATCTGCTGCGGACTGGGCATTATTGGCAATTTCTCTTGCGGTCACGCCCATTTCATCAATCGCCGTGGCCACTTGCTCAGTGTTTTGTGTTTGAACAGAGAGCTCGTCGGTCATCTCAGATGTTTTAACGTCGACGTGACTCACCGAACTTTGCAATTCATCCGCCGCGCGAGACACCTGACGCAAAATATCAGCTAGGTGCTCAACAAAGTTGTTATAGCCGCGCGCCATTCGACCGACTTCATCGGTTCTAGACTCGTCTAAGCGAATGGTTAAATCACCACCACCTTGGCCTATTTGCTCTAACAATTTGGTCATGCCACTAAATGGTGAGATAAGGCGCGTGATCACGAGTGTCACAAACACTAGAAATACCACGGCAATGATAACGCCAAGTAACACCAGTGAATAAGTTAAGCTATCAAGTTGTCCAAACACGTCGTCATAAGGCACATCAGCAACAATATACCAACCAAGATCAGGTAAGTAGCTGCTAGCTAATAAACTATGATGCTCAGCATTGCTTAACTCATAACTGGCAAATGCCTGTTGTGTAAGCAGTACCGATTTGTCTACGCCCATATGTGAAAAGTAGTTTTGGCCAACCTTGTTAGTGTCGGGATGCGCAGCAATCTTTCCATCGCCATCAACCAAGAAGACGATACCGTTCTCGCCAATTTTATATTGTTTAATGAGCTCCGCCATACTATCGACCGCAAAGCCGACCCCCGCCAGTGCTTTAAATTGGCCATCAATTTCAACGCGGTAGTTCACAAATAACGTCATTTTGCCATTCGCCGCATCAACATTAATGACGGCGGCAAAAGGCTTACCACTGTTTTTAAAGCCATAGAACCAAAAGAATTCAGGATTATCCTCTGATACTTGCGTTAAAATACCATCAGCTGTGTAATAGTTACCTGTCACATCAGAAACATAGAATGAAGAAGTCGCATTAAATTCTTCTTTAATCGCTTTTAGGTAGTTAGACAACTTGGCACTGTCTTGCTCGCCACTGGCTAGAAATTGCTTGTAATCTGGATTGGTTGCTAACACACGAGAAACAGCAATCGGACGCTGTAAATCAGTATTAATACTGTTAACCACTTCCCCCATTACCGCTGGCAGCTCTTTGTCTATCGTGTTAGACAATACAATATTTCGAGTGTTAATAATGGTAAACGCGCTGATAATAGCGATTGCCATCACGATAACGATTGCCGAAGCTGCAACAACTTTCGAACGAATATCAAGTTTCATTGATCTCTTACTACCTTGCAAAGGAGCTGAGCTCCAAAGTATTTGAATGTGAGGGACGATTTTGGCGATTTAGCAAGCAAAAATCGAGCATATTTTTCATCACTAACAGGCATTTTAAACGTGTTATCGTCCACTTTTCGAACTGGTCTGATGAATTTTGCGCGCATTATAAACTACTGACTACTGACTTCAATTACCCAGCCTAAAATGTTACATCCTATTAACATAAAATAAGGGAGATAAGACAATTGGTTAGATATTTCATATGACAGTCATGACTACTGACCGAATACTTTGAGCTAATAGCCTAGTATTAGCGCAGTATGGCTTGACCTGTGAAATAAATCATTTGTGCAATGAACGAGCTATTTAATTATTGAGAAGAGGTAGCTCAAAGAATAGGGTTGATGAACCCAAGTAGCTATTTAGATTAAAAGTCTAATCTGGCGACTCACAAATGTTCGTTAAATTTGTGGGCCGCACATGATTGATCAAACGTTATTATTTGATGGACTTAGTCGGCACAGCAATCGTCATCACGCTATCGCCTTTTCGAATTGCTGGCCCTTTTAAGCCGTAAATACCGTAACCACTCACTGGTGCCTTAACTTGCTCAAGCTCATTGCCAAAATAATCTTTAAGTACCCCGAGCACTTCACCTTTTTCGACAAATCGACCTTTGGCGTGTTTAGGGAGCCAAAGGCCGGAATGTTTTACTGGCACGGATTTGGTGTTTTCAAAGTAGCGAAGTGACTTACTTGATCTAATATTTGGCTTAGCTTTGTCAATGCCCATCACTTTTAATGTTGCCGACAATCCCGAAATCATTGCCTTTACTTGCTCTGGCGTGGCCGTACCATGTTCACCAATTTCTACCAAAATCGTTGGAATTTTTGCGGCTACCCCTTGGCGGTTAAGGGAGCGGCGCGTGTCCACTTGCTTCTGTGTATTCATTTTATAACGCACTAGGTTCGGGAAGTTAAACGCTTCGGCAACGGCTAACGCTTGTGGGTAGTCGCTTGATAGTGGGCCGCCATACACTCCGATAAATGGCGCTAACCATTCGCCGCCATCACCACTGTGTAAATCAATTAAGAAATCGGCTTTGGCAACGATTTGCTGTGAAATCGCCCAAGCAATACGCTCGGTTTGGCTGCCATTGGGTTTCCCCGGAAAGCTGCGGTTGAGGTTTTTGCGATCATGTGGATTCACATAGACAGAACGATTTTCAAACGCAGGTACATGGGCAACACGCACGACAATAACTGAGCCATGCATGTTTGCTGGATTGAGCGTTTTTAGCCATTGTTCAACCGCCACAATCGACGTGTACTCGTAGCCGTGAACGCCAGCTACTGCGGCGAGAACAGGTCCTGGGTGTTTGCCATGAACAACGGTAACTGGAATAAAAGTTGCGCCGTCTTTATCACCTGCTGAAATTTCAAGCTTGATATCCGCTTTGCTGCCTGCAGCCACTTGCTGCTCGCCAACGACAAGCGACTGGCTTGAACGCGAATCTGCCTTAGCTTCAGCGTTAGCGTGAAACAGTAGCGTTAATACTAAGCAGTTGATGAGTAACCATATTTTCATTAATTTATACCTAACCCTTATTCTCTATTTTTAAATCCAAGTTATCTATTTTTAAGTCTAAGCTCTCTATTTTTATATCTAAGTGCTCTAGCTCTGTATCTGAGTTCATTGTTGAGCATATCTATTAAATTGCTGCCAGCTTCGGCGTGGCTTTGTGCCAAACAATTCCATTATTCAATCGCTAACATCACGCTCACTAAGATGTATAGGATGTTTTCAACCCGAACTGATGGTTTATTACACGGAAAGCGTTATAGCGAGAATTTCTACCGCTATCTGGCTTGCAAACCGTAACGTTATAATATGACAATTCCGATCTTGCAAAACGTTATGTTATCACAAAGTAAACGCAAGGAATATCAATGCAGCCAGAAATGGTAGTTGCTTCGTCACTTAATGTTCAAATCGGTGACCACAAAATACTCGACAATGTTAATTTCACCGTCAAAAAAGGGGAAGTTTTTGCCCTGCTAGGCGGCAATGGTGCTGGAAAATCAACCACATTAAAAACTTTACTGGGTACTGTTCAACCAACCAGCGGCCACGCTGAAATCATGGGCCATAGTGTTGTAAATGAAATCAACCAAGTGCGCCGCAAAGTTGCTTATTTGCCTGAGTCAGTAATGTTATATGGTCACTTAACCGGCTATGAAAATATTGAATACTTTTTGTCGCTGGCAGGTATTGCTCGCTCAACAGAGGAAATCGCCCAAGCACTGAGCAAAGTCGCACTGCAAGAGAAGGCTTGGCACCGCGCGCTTTCAAATTATTCAAAAGGTATGCGCCAAAAAACCGCAATTGCCTTAGCACTGCTGCGCAATGCCCCAGTATTATTCCTTGATGAGCCAACCTCGGGTTTAGATCCAAGCGCCATCGATGAATTTAACCAGCTGATCAGCAACCTTGCCAGCGAAGGCACCACAGTGTTTATGGTCTCGCATGATGTTTACGGCGCTTGCCAGATCGCTCACCGCATTGGGCTGTTAGATCACGGTAAAATTGTCGGCATGTTTGAGCGCGAAGGCAACGAACATATTGACACTGAAACCGTCCATGCCGCATTTGCTGCCCGCAACGCAAATAAAAGCATACAAGCATTTGGTAATGGGCAATAGATAATGAGAGTAATTAAACAAATTATGCTCGATGAGTGGCGCTACTGGTGGCGAACCAAAGTCGCGACCACAGTGATGCTGATTGGCTTATTGCTGACCGTTGCTGCCATTGTTGTTAACTCACTGGAAATTGAGCACAAAGCCCATCAACGTGAACACTTGCAACACACCGCAGAAACGCGCTTTGTTGAACAACCGGATCGCCACCCACATCGTATGGTGCACTATGGTCATTACGTATTTCGCACGCCATCACCACTGAGCATTATCGAACCTGGGGTTGACGCGTTTACAGGCACGTCGATTTTCCTTGAAGGTCACCGCCAGAACAGTGCAATGTTTTCTGATCAACGCCAATCGAGTGGCTTAACCCGATTTAGCAGCTTATCACCAAGCTTTCTAATTCAAGTGCTTGCGCCGCTGTTTATTATTTTAATTGGTTATGCCAGCGTCAGCCGAGAAAAAGAAGCAGGCACGCTCAACATTATGATCACCCAAGGGTTGAATAAATGGCACTTGTTGCTGGGTAAATTACTGGCACTGACCACCAGTGGCTTGTTGCTATTATTACCGCTGATCCTTGCGAGCAGTTTATTAGGCAATGAAGAATCAGGGCTTATTACCACGAGCTTTATCTTAGGTTACATGCTTTACGTGTTGGTTTGGAGTGGGCTGGTCGTTGCCATCTCAGCATTGGTGAACAATAACAGTGTCAGCTTTACTAGCCTTATTGTCGTATGGGTTGCGCTAGCAATTTTAGTACCGCGTATTGGTAGCTCTACTGCCGCGTCATTGGTGCCTTCACCGGGTAAACTAGAAGCTGATTTTGCCGTACTCGAGGAAATGCGCAAATTAGGTGACGGTCACAACGCTGCCGATCCTGCCTTTGAAAAACTCAAAACCAACTTACTGGCTAAATACCAAGTCGATAGCATTGATAAACTGCCCGTTAACTTTCGCGGTGTCGTTGCGGAATACTCAGAGCAAAAGCAAGCC is a window of Thalassotalea euphylliae DNA encoding:
- a CDS encoding succinylglutamate desuccinylase/aspartoacylase family protein, which produces MKIWLLINCLVLTLLFHANAEAKADSRSSQSLVVGEQQVAAGSKADIKLEISAGDKDGATFIPVTVVHGKHPGPVLAAVAGVHGYEYTSIVAVEQWLKTLNPANMHGSVIVVRVAHVPAFENRSVYVNPHDRKNLNRSFPGKPNGSQTERIAWAISQQIVAKADFLIDLHSGDGGEWLAPFIGVYGGPLSSDYPQALAVAEAFNFPNLVRYKMNTQKQVDTRRSLNRQGVAAKIPTILVEIGEHGTATPEQVKAMISGLSATLKVMGIDKAKPNIRSSKSLRYFENTKSVPVKHSGLWLPKHAKGRFVEKGEVLGVLKDYFGNELEQVKAPVSGYGIYGLKGPAIRKGDSVMTIAVPTKSIK
- a CDS encoding ABC transporter ATP-binding protein, translated to MQPEMVVASSLNVQIGDHKILDNVNFTVKKGEVFALLGGNGAGKSTTLKTLLGTVQPTSGHAEIMGHSVVNEINQVRRKVAYLPESVMLYGHLTGYENIEYFLSLAGIARSTEEIAQALSKVALQEKAWHRALSNYSKGMRQKTAIALALLRNAPVLFLDEPTSGLDPSAIDEFNQLISNLASEGTTVFMVSHDVYGACQIAHRIGLLDHGKIVGMFEREGNEHIDTETVHAAFAARNANKSIQAFGNGQ
- a CDS encoding ABC transporter permease, whose product is MRVIKQIMLDEWRYWWRTKVATTVMLIGLLLTVAAIVVNSLEIEHKAHQREHLQHTAETRFVEQPDRHPHRMVHYGHYVFRTPSPLSIIEPGVDAFTGTSIFLEGHRQNSAMFSDQRQSSGLTRFSSLSPSFLIQVLAPLFIILIGYASVSREKEAGTLNIMITQGLNKWHLLLGKLLALTTSGLLLLLPLILASSLLGNEESGLITTSFILGYMLYVLVWSGLVVAISALVNNNSVSFTSLIVVWVALAILVPRIGSSTAASLVPSPGKLEADFAVLEEMRKLGDGHNAADPAFEKLKTNLLAKYQVDSIDKLPVNFRGVVAEYSEQKQAKVLNKFAEQRMSEELEQAQIARQFGWLSPTVAIRSLSMMMAGTSLETHHRFLREAEALRIDFVQSLNRVHRDKLDYQTDVNRYKGENKAVVDASNWQVLADFEFAPESTANRLAQSMPYGLQLILWCVLVCLLLAVAIRRMAQ